The Neptunomonas concharum genomic interval GGCTGCTGAGCTAAAAGCATCTGAGCAGGCTCAGGCGCTGTGTGATAACAAACTAGACGTTATGATCTACTCTGTTGGTCACCCATCAGGTGCTATCAAAGAAGCGACAACATCGTGCGAAGCGAAGGTTATTCCGGTGACTGGCGCAGAGATCGACAAACTGATCGCTGAAAACGATTACTACGCACCGGCTGTAATCAAAGGCGGTATGTACAACGGTACTGACAACGATGTACTCACATTCGGTAATGCTGCAACGATGGTTTCTTCAGCTAAAGTTGACGCTGACGTTGTCTATCTTGTTGTTAAGTCTGTATTTGAGAACTTCGATCGCTTCAAGAAATTACACCCAGCATTTGCTAACCTGAAGCCTGAAGAGATGATTAAAAACGGTCTGTCTGCACCACTGCATGATGGCGCTGTTCGTTACTACAAAGAAAAAGGTTGGATGTAATCCCGACCTGACTGAGAAGGGGTGCTTTTGCATCCCTTCTTTATTTTCCTGATTGTATTTTGGGAGCTGGGTATGACGAACCTGCAAAACAAGAATTCACCTCTGAACGAACAAGAACTACAGGAGATGGTCGCTGCCTCCGATACTGGCGCGCGAATCCCCCATGGATGGCAGGGAAAGGTTTTACTTCTGGCCGCATTATGCTGGTCACTATTTCAATTGTGGATAGCATCACCACTACCTTTTTATGACTGGCCACTGATTGGCAGTTTTGGCATTTTCAACGACACCGAAGTCCGTGCTATCCATTTAGGCTTTGCTGTATTCTTAGCCTTTACCGCTTATCCTGCGTTATCAAGCTCGCCACGCCACCATATCCCGCTCAACGATATTGTGCTTTCCTTTGCAGCGGCCTTTAGTGCGACCTACATTTTTATCTTCTATGAAGAGCTGGCAAGCCGTCCTGGACTGCCTAATACTCAAGATCTAGTTGTTGCTATTGCCGGGCTGTTACTGTTGTTGGAAGCAACACGACGCACTTTGGGCCCACCGTTAATGATTGTGGCCATCGTCTTTTTAACTTATTCCATCGCTGGCCCATACATGCCAGAGATCATTGCACACAAAGGCGTTACACTGAAAGAGCTTGTCAACCACCAATGGCTGACGACGGAAGGCGTTTTTGGTATTGCGCTTGGTGTTTCTTCTAACTTTGTCTTTCTCTTTGTTTTATTTGGTGCGCTATTGGATAAAGCAGGAGCGGGTAACTACTTTATTCAGGTTGCGTTCTCGCTGTTAGGCCATATGCGTGGCGGGCCAGCAAAAGCCGCTGTGGTCTCTTCTGGTCTGACTGGCCTTATTTCAGGCTCATCTATCGCAAACGTAGTGACAACGGGCACTTTTACAATCCCTATGATGAAGCGTGTGGGCTTTTCTTCGGAGAAGGCCGGTGCGGTAGAAGTGGCATCCTCAGTCAATGGGCAAATTATGCCACCGGTCATGGGGGCAGCGGCTTTCTTGATGGTTGAATATGTCGGTATATCCTATGTCGAAGTCATTACCCATGCTTTCTTGCCTGCTTTGATCTCCTATATTGCATTGGTTTATATCGTCCACCTTGAAGCGCTGAAAATGGACATGCAAGGCCTGCCTCGTCGAGGTGCTATCAAGCCTTGGCACTTGCGCCTAATGGGTATTCTCGGTGGTTTTATTGTCACCGCAGGTATTGCAGCGCTGGTGTATTATGGCATCGGGTGGATCAAACCAACCTTTGGTGAAATGGCAGGCTTTATCATTGCCGCTTTACTGGCTGCAACGTATCTTTATTTGATTCGCTTTGCCTCTAAAGTGCCTGACCTGAAATTAGACGACCCTAATGCACCAATGTTAGAGCTACCAGAAGTTGCGCCTACCGTTAAGTCAGGCCTGCACTTCTTGCTACCGGTTGTCGTGTTGGTCTGGTGTTTGATGATCGAGCGTCTGTCACCCGGCTTATCGGCTTTCTGGGCTACAGTTTTGATGATCTTTATTCTGGTCACTCAACGACCTCTGATCTCTTTTTACCGTGGTCAGTCAGGGCTAGCGCATCAGTTACGCCGTGGCTTTAATGAATTGGTTGACGGCCTAATTGTTGGTGCCCGTAACATGATCGGGATCGGCATCGCGACCGCTACCGCAGGCATCATTGTCGGTGCAGTTTCCCAAACAGGGGTAGGATCGGTTTTAGCTGATCTGGTTGAAATCTTATCGATGGGTAATCTTCTGCTGATGCTCATGCTAACAGCGGTTTTGAGTCTGATACTCGGCATGGGCTTGCCTACAACAGCTAACTATATTGTCGTGTCCTCACTGTTAGCGCCTGTTGTGGTTTCATTAGGTCAAGAGTCTGGCCTGATCGTGCCATTGATCGCTGTGCATCTATTTGTGTTCTACTTCGGCATTATGGCCGATGTGACACCACCTGTGGGCTTGGCATCATTTGCCGCGGCGGCTGTCTCTGGCGGAGACCCTATCCGTACAGGGTTTGTTGCGTTTGCCTATAGCTTGAGAACGGCTGCACTGCCATTCCTATTTATCTTCAATACTGACTTACTATTGATTGATGTCGGCTGGATTGGCGGCATTCAGGTGTTCATTATCTCTACCGTTGCTATCTTAATCTTTACTGCAGCGACACAAGGCTTCTTTATCACCCGCAATCGTTGGTACGAAACAGTCTTAATGCTGTTGGTGGCATTTTCACTCTTCCGTCCTGGATTCTGGATGGATCGGGTTGTACCGCCGCATCAGACTATCGAGCCTGCGCAACTGGTCGAAATGGCAAGTCAGATGGAAGAGGGAACTGAGCTGCGCCTATGGATTGATGGGGAAGATGACGTGGGTAATCACCGTTCTTTCTTAACGTTGTTGCCATTAGGTGAGGGCAGTAATGGTGAGGATCGCTTGTTCTCTTCCGGCATCGAGCTGGTTACCAATAACGGAAAAACCATTATCGATATGGTGGGGTATGACAGCCCAGCAGAAAAAGCAGGTCTTGCATTTGATCAACTCATAACATCGGTTGAAATTCCACAATCGCAGCCGGCAAAAGAGTTTATGTATTTTCCTGCGTTGGCGTTATTGGCATTGATTGTCTTTATGCAGAGAAGACGAAGATCAACCCCTCAACTGAGCGCTGCATCGGCTAATTAAATCAATTGAGTAGACAGGCCGGCCTGAAATGGCTGGCCTGACGCAAGAGGAACACAATATGTTTAAAAAAGTACTTGTACCCGTTGATCTAAATGAGCCGGCATTCAGTGAGAAAGCGATGGCCTTGGCTTTAAGAGAGATGGATGACCAAGATTCAGAACTGCATTTGATTGCCATTGTTCCGGGCTTTACGAACTCTTATGTGGCTTCTTACTTTAGTGAGAGTACCCATAAAAAAGCGGTGAAAGAGCTAGCTCAAAAACTAAAAGAGTATGCCAGCTCTCATGTGCCTGAGGGCGTAAAGAGTGTGCTCAAGGTATATGAAGGCTCGCCCGCAGAGCAGATCGTTGCGTACATTAAAAAACAACAGATCGACCTCGTTATTATGTCTGCACACCATCGAAATCCAGTGGATGAATTTTTGCTGGG includes:
- a CDS encoding TRAP transporter permease codes for the protein MTNLQNKNSPLNEQELQEMVAASDTGARIPHGWQGKVLLLAALCWSLFQLWIASPLPFYDWPLIGSFGIFNDTEVRAIHLGFAVFLAFTAYPALSSSPRHHIPLNDIVLSFAAAFSATYIFIFYEELASRPGLPNTQDLVVAIAGLLLLLEATRRTLGPPLMIVAIVFLTYSIAGPYMPEIIAHKGVTLKELVNHQWLTTEGVFGIALGVSSNFVFLFVLFGALLDKAGAGNYFIQVAFSLLGHMRGGPAKAAVVSSGLTGLISGSSIANVVTTGTFTIPMMKRVGFSSEKAGAVEVASSVNGQIMPPVMGAAAFLMVEYVGISYVEVITHAFLPALISYIALVYIVHLEALKMDMQGLPRRGAIKPWHLRLMGILGGFIVTAGIAALVYYGIGWIKPTFGEMAGFIIAALLAATYLYLIRFASKVPDLKLDDPNAPMLELPEVAPTVKSGLHFLLPVVVLVWCLMIERLSPGLSAFWATVLMIFILVTQRPLISFYRGQSGLAHQLRRGFNELVDGLIVGARNMIGIGIATATAGIIVGAVSQTGVGSVLADLVEILSMGNLLLMLMLTAVLSLILGMGLPTTANYIVVSSLLAPVVVSLGQESGLIVPLIAVHLFVFYFGIMADVTPPVGLASFAAAAVSGGDPIRTGFVAFAYSLRTAALPFLFIFNTDLLLIDVGWIGGIQVFIISTVAILIFTAATQGFFITRNRWYETVLMLLVAFSLFRPGFWMDRVVPPHQTIEPAQLVEMASQMEEGTELRLWIDGEDDVGNHRSFLTLLPLGEGSNGEDRLFSSGIELVTNNGKTIIDMVGYDSPAEKAGLAFDQLITSVEIPQSQPAKEFMYFPALALLALIVFMQRRRRSTPQLSAASAN
- a CDS encoding universal stress protein, whose product is MFKKVLVPVDLNEPAFSEKAMALALREMDDQDSELHLIAIVPGFTNSYVASYFSESTHKKAVKELAQKLKEYASSHVPEGVKSVLKVYEGSPAEQIVAYIKKQQIDLVIMSAHHRNPVDEFLLGSVSARVAERSRCSVLLIKN